One Candidatus Cloacimonadaceae bacterium DNA window includes the following coding sequences:
- a CDS encoding HRDC domain-containing protein: MYRLILVKFNHDTGEFDDHEFNRFCREHSVVRIEKEFINSQGSIYYSFFIEYQARRERTGKPDLEGMSELERAQYDALRDWRNELAASEGIPAYIIMYNSQIYEIIKRQPQANTNSLA, translated from the coding sequence ATGTATCGCTTGATTTTAGTGAAATTCAACCATGACACAGGTGAATTCGACGATCATGAATTCAACCGCTTTTGTCGTGAGCACAGCGTAGTAAGAATTGAGAAGGAATTTATCAATAGTCAGGGCAGTATATACTACTCATTCTTTATTGAGTATCAGGCTCGCCGGGAAAGAACTGGGAAACCAGATCTGGAAGGCATGAGTGAACTTGAACGCGCCCAATATGATGCCTTGCGGGATTGGCGCAATGAGTTGGCTGCCAGTGAAGGCATCCCAGCTTATATCATCATGTATAATTCCCAGATCTATGAGATAATCAAGCGACAACCACAAGCTAATACTAATTCGCTTGCATAA
- a CDS encoding SUMF1/EgtB/PvdO family nonheme iron enzyme yields the protein MKTIMIRGFILLALFTGLILAGCSKPTEPDEQVSKPVFSPAGGAYEGAVEIIITTSTLGTTIQYTTDGSDPNSTSLIYSVPIRVSETTTLKAKAYRNGMRDSAVASASYTISLPTIPASFVLVSGGTFNNGTSNVTVSSFYLDKYELTQAGYQAVMGSNPASEYGVGSNYPVYCVSWFNAIEYCNRRSLQEGLTPCYSYSTYGTNPATWPAGWNTSSGNHTNVSCSWTATGYRLPTEAEWQFAAQGGNQNNNYTYSGSNDINAVAWYSSNSGSTTHTVGTKAANELGIFDMSGNVWEWNWDIYGSYQSGSQNNPTGASSGSHRVLRGGSWFNSANYCTVSHRSYNDATNSYNGSLGFRCVRVSP from the coding sequence ATGAAAACAATTATGATACGAGGCTTCATTTTATTGGCATTGTTCACAGGACTCATTTTGGCAGGCTGCAGCAAACCTACCGAGCCCGATGAACAGGTTTCCAAGCCTGTCTTCAGCCCCGCTGGAGGAGCTTATGAAGGTGCTGTGGAGATTATCATTACAACCTCTACCCTGGGCACCACTATTCAGTACACTACAGACGGCAGCGACCCAAACTCGACATCACTAATTTACTCCGTTCCTATTCGTGTTTCAGAGACGACAACATTGAAAGCCAAAGCCTACAGAAACGGGATGAGGGACAGTGCCGTAGCCAGCGCGAGCTATACAATATCTCTTCCTACTATACCCGCGAGTTTTGTTTTGGTATCCGGAGGCACTTTCAATAATGGTACTTCGAATGTTACGGTCAGCAGCTTTTATCTGGATAAATATGAACTTACCCAGGCCGGCTACCAAGCTGTGATGGGTAGCAATCCTGCTTCCGAATATGGGGTCGGCAGCAACTATCCTGTCTACTGTGTGAGCTGGTTCAACGCCATCGAGTACTGCAACCGAAGGAGCCTGCAGGAAGGGCTTACACCTTGTTACAGCTACAGCACCTACGGGACTAATCCAGCAACCTGGCCTGCGGGTTGGAATACAAGTAGTGGCAACCACACCAATGTAAGCTGCAGCTGGACTGCCACTGGCTATCGATTGCCTACTGAGGCAGAGTGGCAGTTTGCGGCGCAGGGCGGTAACCAGAACAATAATTACACCTATAGTGGTAGCAATGACATCAATGCGGTAGCATGGTATAGTTCCAATTCCGGCAGTACAACCCACACAGTAGGAACCAAGGCAGCCAATGAACTGGGCATATTTGATATGTCTGGCAACGTTTGGGAGTGGAACTGGGACATTTACGGCAGCTATCAAAGTGGTTCACAAAATAATCCTACGGGAGCAAGTAGCGGGTCTCACCGTGTGTTACGCGGCGGTAGCTGGTTCAACAGTGCCAACTACTGCACCGTTTCCCATCGGAGCTACAACGATGCTACTAACAGCTACAACGGCAGTTTAGGCTTTCGCTGCGTCAGGGTTTCCCCTTGA